The nucleotide sequence GGAGCATAAAACAGTCAGTGTTTGCCGGCCGGGGTAAGAGTACCACCTTCTCTTCTCTGTTTCTTCTACGTATGCTCTGTGTTTGTTAGTCGTCGTGtaatcttaatttcattttcaaaaatctGTTTGGTTTGGAAAGAAAAGGATGCAGGTGGCGAAGAAATCAAGGATTCCGATGGGTGGAGGAGGAGATGCATCAACGATGAAGAATCTGATGGACGTCGTCAACCCGTACGAGATAGTGCGGGAGGTGGCATCAACCAATGCTGTGGTGGTTTTCAGCATGAGCGGTTGCTGTATGTGCACCGTAGCCAAGCGGCTTCTCTTTGGGCTTGGAGTCGGCCCAGCCATAGTGGAGGTGGACCGTCATGAGTTGGGCCATGATATCCATGCCGTACTCTTCCAGCTTGCTGCAAATGGACAACAGCCCACTCCGGCTATCTTTGTTGGGGGAAAGTTTCTGGGGAGTATTGAGACTCTGATGGCTTGCCACATCAACGGCACTTTGGTTCCTCTCCTCAAGGATGCTGGTGCTCTCTGGCTCTGATAGTTAATTAGTTCGTCTAGATGGTGCTCTCTGTCTCTGATCGTTAATTAGTTCGTCTAGAGATGCAAATTAAATTAAAGTTACTGTAGATAGATGGTCGATTATGGTAACTCCTTCGTTAATTTGTTGGGTTCCTCACTTTTCTATATATGAAGTGGCATGCATGCATATGCAGGTAATGTTCCCATGCAAATTTTTATGAAGGCAAGTAGACAACAATCCATTTCTGAGTTAGTACTTAActatttattttacttattaATTACCATTAACTTTATGAAACAAGTCTTAATCACTAATGAATTCGTTGAAGACAAAAGGTTATAAAGCATTACTTTCATTAATTAATCTCTGTATTAATTGTTTGAGGAGCTTGTAGGAAAGATATGGCAGAGTAGGATTGCAAGAAATTATTACGAGGTGTGTGATTCCGTCGTTTTCTTGAAAGATATGAAAAATTTTTGACCATGATTTTCCGATTTCCACTAACAGAATTACTATTCCTGTGAGATCTTCAATAGAATCAGTGCCTCTCGTCATCTTTGACTGGTTTGTTAGCACAGCCGTTGATATATGGTGATATCACTATCAGGTACTGTTGTCCTATAATAGGGAGGCACACACAAAAGGGCCTTCAAGTTTTCAACGACCATCTATGGTGTAGTGTGTCCTTTTAACATGCAAAATGATAGAAATACATCCCAATAACTCTGGGCACTAACCAAGTTTCAGGAGTCAGACGGGCTCATCAGTGTAACCACTTAATCAACCATTTATGGCCACGTTCTGAACTTTGATCCAATACTTGTTGTAAGATGAGAAACTTATGTGTTTGCAGGCCCAATATCCTGAGTTTAGATTCATATTACATGTCGAAAAGGGTAAACTTttacagaagtgatagggatcacAGTAAAAAACATCATAATCATCCCAATAGTGGATGTGTtactctctggttcaatcacaaGGTTTTGTGAGCCCCaatacttacatcaatcaagggataagATCCACTATTAGGAAGACTGTGATGCTTTTTACTGAGATCTCTaatatttttgaaacttttatggtattgttatcggttaaaaaaaaacactacttAATCATTGGCTTCACACACACTGACACAAACAATAGATTTAAGTATCCCAACTTTCTGTGGGCTAAAGGCCCATGGTTATCTTGTCATgcaaattgaaaacaataatGATTATTGATTAATGAGCATGAGCCAATCTGACGAATGAAACAGCCCACGGAGAGTGTTTGAGTTGGGCTGCTACGGGAGGCCATTAGGCCCATTAACCCAATATCTTTTCAAGCGGCCcaatttgtgtttttgttttgctgCCGTCAGATTTCGGGAGCCGTTGTGCTGAACCGTTGTATTGGACCATCGTTGCGGCTTCAATGCTTCtgaaatttctaagaacatagAAAACGTCGGCACGTCGCTCATGGTTTTCCATTTCTTTTCACATTTACAACGT is from Tripterygium wilfordii isolate XIE 37 chromosome 14, ASM1340144v1, whole genome shotgun sequence and encodes:
- the LOC120014665 gene encoding glutaredoxin-C9-like produces the protein MGGGGDASTMKNLMDVVNPYEIVREVASTNAVVVFSMSGCCMCTVAKRLLFGLGVGPAIVEVDRHELGHDIHAVLFQLAANGQQPTPAIFVGGKFLGSIETLMACHINGTLVPLLKDAGALWL